One stretch of Haladaptatus sp. R4 DNA includes these proteins:
- a CDS encoding phosphotransferase family protein, giving the protein MTRKLSDEMVQRMIRSIRPGWTVRENTPITSGTDAVSFLTVETETGDREFVLKVCTAVPSEDFRPEPYVLSLLEAGTSVPVPHVIDAVDTHADLPAPFFLMERCEGVLADDADLTPEMHERMARDAGRFAGSYHALSDFERFGYVRLDCDRSNSRGDVVVDGRTLAVADDAARSWRAFLEDLYEGRIDDLDDEFADLRSDLEAFVETRLDTLDRSFDPVLGHIDYKPWNVLIRPETGETAAVLDWAHASTMAPYYDLILAEEHLGRWAPLDADRRKRVRTALAEGYAETNELERDSRFEERRELYLAVARLQPLVWFSEWTEGVPTGERRRQAAEHRKFVEDLLA; this is encoded by the coding sequence GTGACGAGGAAACTCTCGGACGAGATGGTACAGCGGATGATTCGGTCGATTCGGCCGGGGTGGACAGTTCGCGAGAACACCCCCATCACATCCGGTACCGACGCCGTCTCGTTTCTCACTGTGGAAACCGAGACCGGAGACAGAGAATTCGTTCTGAAGGTATGCACGGCGGTACCTTCGGAGGATTTCCGACCAGAGCCCTACGTGTTGTCGTTGCTCGAAGCCGGGACATCGGTACCGGTTCCCCACGTTATCGACGCGGTGGACACCCACGCCGACCTCCCCGCACCGTTCTTCCTGATGGAGCGGTGTGAGGGCGTCCTCGCGGACGACGCCGACCTCACGCCGGAGATGCACGAACGGATGGCGAGAGATGCGGGCCGATTCGCCGGTTCGTACCATGCCCTCAGTGATTTCGAGCGGTTCGGCTACGTTCGTCTCGACTGCGACCGCTCCAACTCACGTGGCGACGTGGTTGTCGATGGCCGCACGCTCGCCGTCGCCGACGACGCCGCACGGTCGTGGCGAGCATTCCTCGAAGACCTGTACGAAGGACGGATCGACGACCTCGACGACGAGTTCGCCGACCTCCGTTCCGATCTGGAAGCGTTCGTCGAAACGCGTCTCGATACGCTCGACCGGTCGTTCGACCCGGTGCTCGGCCATATCGACTACAAGCCGTGGAACGTCCTGATACGGCCCGAAACGGGGGAGACGGCGGCGGTTCTCGACTGGGCTCACGCGAGTACGATGGCTCCCTACTACGATCTCATCTTGGCCGAGGAACACCTCGGTCGCTGGGCACCGCTCGACGCCGACCGCAGAAAACGGGTTCGAACGGCTCTCGCAGAAGGGTATGCGGAGACGAACGAGTTGGAACGTGATTCCCGGTTCGAAGAGCGGCGAGAACTCTATCTCGCCGTGGCGCGTCTTCAGCCGCTCGTTTGGTTCTCCGAATGGACCGAGGGCGTTCCCACCGGTGAGCGACGGCGGCAGGCGGCGGAACACCGGAAATTCGTCGAGGATTTGCTGGCGTAG
- a CDS encoding YihY/virulence factor BrkB family protein, which yields MSVTESARSVIDVVQERNITFLAASFAYYAFVSLFPLLILALTVGTLLGGKEFSTMLIDASKQFLSKEGSAIVDRTLTNSSGSAGASIVSVILLVWSSLKLFRGLVISFEEVYQRFPDTGIVEQVKKGLVTLLAVVLGIALMVGIGTVLGSSLFVNVPHIGTIASVVLLLGLVFVFFPLYYVLPPVDMSFREALPGTIFAALGWLVLQAGFQLFLGGAGKYGLTGILGAIIVFLTWLYFAGIIILAGAAVNLVVADRSAAAI from the coding sequence ATGAGCGTCACAGAGTCGGCACGGTCGGTCATCGATGTCGTCCAAGAACGGAACATCACGTTCCTCGCGGCCAGTTTCGCGTACTACGCGTTCGTCTCGCTCTTTCCGCTACTCATCCTCGCGTTGACCGTCGGGACACTCCTCGGCGGAAAGGAGTTCTCGACCATGCTCATCGACGCTTCCAAACAGTTCCTCTCCAAGGAAGGTTCGGCCATCGTCGACCGGACGCTAACCAACTCCTCCGGAAGCGCCGGGGCGTCCATCGTAAGCGTCATCCTTCTGGTCTGGAGTAGCCTCAAGCTGTTTCGAGGGCTGGTTATCTCCTTCGAGGAAGTGTATCAACGATTCCCGGACACGGGTATCGTCGAACAGGTCAAGAAAGGTCTCGTGACACTCCTCGCGGTGGTTCTCGGCATCGCGTTGATGGTCGGCATCGGCACCGTCCTCGGGTCGTCGCTGTTCGTGAACGTTCCGCACATCGGGACCATCGCCAGTGTCGTCCTCCTGTTGGGTCTCGTGTTCGTCTTCTTCCCGCTGTACTACGTCCTTCCGCCGGTGGACATGTCGTTTCGGGAGGCGCTACCGGGGACGATTTTCGCCGCACTCGGCTGGTTGGTCCTTCAAGCCGGATTCCAACTGTTCCTCGGTGGGGCGGGCAAGTACGGACTCACCGGAATCCTCGGGGCGATTATCGTCTTCCTCACGTGGCTCTACTTCGCGGGTATCATCATACTGGCCGGTGCCGCCGTCAACCTCGTCGTCGCGGACCGCAGTGCGGCGGCCATCTGA
- a CDS encoding flavin reductase family protein, with protein MEIDPDAGGSLYRTLAGAVIPRPIAWVSSRSTDGVENLAPYSFFNVASVAPPMLMFSAADAQDGLKDTPTNIRETEEFVVNIVTESVAEAMNETSATLPHGENEFDHAGLTRAESETVNAPRVAESPVSFECSLHEMVDLGASTMVLGKVEWVHVDDDVTTDGKLDVNKIDAVGRLSGSLYTHTDDRFSMERPP; from the coding sequence ATGGAAATCGACCCGGACGCAGGCGGTTCGCTGTACCGGACGTTGGCGGGAGCGGTGATTCCGCGCCCCATCGCGTGGGTGAGTTCGCGGAGCACCGACGGCGTGGAGAACCTCGCACCGTACAGTTTCTTCAACGTCGCGAGCGTCGCACCGCCGATGCTGATGTTCTCGGCCGCGGACGCACAGGACGGCCTGAAGGATACGCCGACGAACATCCGGGAGACCGAGGAGTTCGTCGTCAACATCGTCACCGAATCGGTCGCCGAGGCGATGAACGAGACGAGCGCGACGCTCCCCCACGGGGAGAACGAGTTCGACCACGCCGGACTCACCCGCGCGGAATCGGAGACCGTGAACGCGCCGCGTGTCGCCGAATCGCCGGTCTCGTTCGAGTGTTCGCTGCACGAGATGGTGGACCTCGGCGCGTCCACGATGGTGCTCGGAAAGGTCGAGTGGGTGCACGTGGACGACGACGTGACGACCGACGGGAAACTCGACGTGAACAAAATCGACGCCGTCGGACGCCTCTCGGGAAGCCTCTACACCCACACGGATGACCGATTTTCGATGGAGCGGCCGCCATGA
- a CDS encoding aminoglycoside N(3)-acetyltransferase: MSETGEMSERSETGEGDAVERSDEPVTVERLESDLRELGLSAGDTVLVHASLSALGWVPGGAPAVVDALMGVVAATGTLAMPAHSSQLSDPTHWENPPVPDDWVETIKEASPPFRPELTPTRGIGAIADCFRDYPGVRRSAHPVSSFAAWGADAEFVVENHAYDSSLGEESPLARLFDLDARVLRLGVDANTSLHLAEYRAEYDGKSYEQNGGPVLENGERRWVTYEEPESEDDFREVEAAFEDDYSVRRGRVGEADATLLSQRELVEFGTRWMSENR, from the coding sequence ATGAGCGAGACGGGCGAGATGAGTGAGAGGAGCGAGACGGGCGAGGGGGACGCGGTCGAGCGCAGCGACGAACCGGTGACGGTCGAACGGTTGGAGTCCGACCTTCGGGAACTCGGCTTGTCGGCGGGGGACACGGTGCTCGTCCACGCGTCGCTCTCTGCGCTCGGGTGGGTTCCCGGCGGTGCACCGGCCGTCGTGGACGCGCTGATGGGCGTCGTCGCGGCGACGGGGACGCTCGCCATGCCCGCTCACTCCTCACAGCTATCGGACCCAACCCACTGGGAGAACCCGCCCGTTCCCGACGACTGGGTGGAAACGATCAAGGAAGCGTCGCCGCCGTTCCGTCCGGAACTCACGCCGACGCGGGGCATCGGTGCCATCGCGGACTGTTTCCGGGATTATCCCGGCGTCCGCCGGAGCGCCCATCCCGTCTCGTCGTTCGCGGCGTGGGGCGCGGACGCCGAGTTCGTGGTCGAGAACCACGCCTACGACTCGTCGCTCGGTGAGGAGTCACCGCTGGCGCGACTGTTCGACCTCGACGCGCGGGTCCTCCGGTTGGGCGTGGACGCGAACACGTCGCTCCATCTGGCGGAGTATCGGGCGGAGTACGACGGCAAGTCGTACGAGCAAAACGGCGGACCGGTGCTGGAAAACGGCGAGCGTCGATGGGTGACGTACGAGGAACCCGAGAGCGAGGACGACTTCCGGGAGGTCGAAGCGGCGTTCGAGGACGACTATTCGGTGCGGCGCGGACGCGTCGGCGAAGCCGACGCGACGCTGCTCTCACAGCGGGAACTGGTCGAGTTCGGGACGAGATGGATGTCGGAGAACAGATAG
- a CDS encoding 2Fe-2S iron-sulfur cluster-binding protein translates to MTEYTVEFVGTGESIEVSDKQTILKACIEEGIAQEYSCRVGMCLACSAEIIEGEVTQPAARGLTEEEAERYALTCMARPRSDLKLDRGKYPPSIEADADAMDEAAAADD, encoded by the coding sequence ATGACCGAGTACACCGTCGAGTTCGTCGGGACCGGTGAATCCATCGAAGTTTCGGACAAACAGACCATCCTCAAGGCCTGCATCGAGGAGGGCATCGCACAGGAGTACTCCTGCCGCGTCGGCATGTGTCTCGCCTGCTCGGCCGAAATCATCGAGGGGGAGGTCACCCAACCCGCCGCTCGCGGCCTAACCGAAGAAGAGGCCGAACGCTACGCGCTCACCTGCATGGCCCGACCGCGAAGCGACCTGAAACTCGACCGTGGAAAGTATCCCCCGAGCATCGAAGCCGACGCCGACGCGATGGACGAAGCCGCCGCGGCCGACGACTGA
- a CDS encoding geranylgeranyl reductase family protein yields the protein MSEQFDMVVVGAGTSGCYAAATVAREGFDVAVIERKNEEEAGHIACGDALKGADAFPEAIPKERIQPAFTNTGVDHGRFEIPQEDTVLEIPVPGELAVIDRWKYGRLIIEGAKAAGAEFHYDTVVQDVTQEGNGRVTGVRAKKDGDVIEYESDIVIDAAGSMSLLQDKTDFSNVTFDTNVSYSQFCSAYREIVHVEEPVEWDDALVFKPTDRAAGYLWYFPRTSTEINAGLGFQMNEEPMELVDDLKHDLRNRPEFEGATVTDKLGAALPTRRPYDSATAHGYMAVGDAAGHVNPTTGGGIAGAAYAGKYAGEQAIEAIETGDTSEHALWEYNRKVMDHFGARYAGLDIYNIFTTAVDVDDLMGMLGALPAEKLSEALYSGSASIGTKLKLQTALDARNHWRLVYDLYKTKRLADELLDHYEHYPTDPRGLAAWQDVRDDLMDDVYATTGAVPKY from the coding sequence ATGAGCGAACAGTTTGATATGGTCGTTGTCGGTGCGGGAACGTCGGGGTGTTACGCCGCGGCGACCGTCGCGCGTGAGGGGTTCGATGTGGCCGTCATCGAGCGGAAGAACGAGGAAGAAGCGGGGCACATCGCGTGTGGTGACGCGTTGAAGGGTGCGGACGCCTTCCCGGAGGCGATTCCCAAGGAGCGAATCCAACCGGCGTTCACCAACACCGGCGTGGACCACGGTCGGTTCGAGATTCCCCAGGAGGACACGGTGCTCGAAATCCCCGTTCCCGGTGAACTCGCCGTCATCGACCGCTGGAAGTACGGACGACTCATCATCGAGGGGGCGAAGGCCGCCGGTGCCGAGTTCCACTACGACACGGTCGTGCAGGACGTGACGCAGGAGGGCAACGGACGCGTCACGGGCGTTCGTGCCAAGAAGGACGGCGACGTCATCGAGTACGAATCCGACATCGTCATCGACGCCGCTGGGTCGATGTCGCTGTTGCAGGACAAGACGGACTTCTCGAATGTCACGTTCGACACCAACGTCTCGTACTCGCAGTTCTGTTCGGCCTATCGCGAAATCGTGCACGTCGAGGAGCCGGTCGAGTGGGACGACGCGCTCGTCTTCAAGCCGACCGACCGCGCCGCGGGATACCTGTGGTACTTCCCGCGCACCAGCACGGAGATCAACGCCGGTCTCGGCTTCCAGATGAACGAGGAGCCGATGGAGCTCGTCGACGACCTGAAACACGACCTCCGAAACCGACCGGAGTTCGAGGGTGCGACCGTCACGGACAAACTCGGGGCGGCGCTGCCGACCCGACGGCCGTACGATTCGGCGACCGCACACGGCTACATGGCCGTCGGCGACGCCGCAGGACACGTCAACCCGACCACGGGCGGCGGCATCGCGGGTGCGGCCTACGCGGGCAAGTACGCGGGTGAGCAGGCCATCGAGGCCATCGAAACCGGCGATACGAGCGAGCACGCCCTCTGGGAGTACAACCGGAAAGTCATGGACCACTTCGGTGCGCGCTACGCCGGTCTCGACATCTACAACATCTTCACGACCGCGGTGGACGTGGACGACCTGATGGGGATGCTCGGCGCGCTCCCCGCGGAGAAACTCTCGGAGGCGCTGTACTCGGGCAGTGCCAGTATCGGGACGAAGCTCAAACTCCAGACCGCGCTCGACGCGCGCAATCACTGGCGACTCGTCTACGACCTCTACAAGACGAAGCGACTGGCCGACGAACTCCTCGACCACTACGAACACTACCCGACCGACCCGCGCGGCCTCGCGGCGTGGCAGGACGTTCGTGACGACCTGATGGACGACGTGTACGCGACGACCGGCGCGGTGCCGAAATACTGA
- a CDS encoding HalOD1 output domain-containing protein, protein MNGNINDSNDGAVITSTAQPNRYTSYADGEQLSTAVVMALADVAGVDPAEIGVPLYDVIDPDALDNLFSDKHDGSPRMGGKVIFTILDYEVTVQSYGEIVIREIE, encoded by the coding sequence ATGAACGGGAACATCAACGACAGTAACGACGGTGCCGTCATCACGAGTACAGCACAACCGAACCGATACACCAGCTATGCGGACGGGGAGCAACTAAGCACGGCGGTGGTCATGGCACTCGCCGACGTTGCCGGTGTCGATCCAGCGGAGATCGGCGTACCGCTATACGACGTGATCGACCCTGACGCACTCGACAACCTATTTAGCGACAAACACGATGGCTCTCCACGTATGGGTGGAAAAGTCATCTTCACCATTCTCGACTACGAGGTAACCGTCCAGAGTTATGGCGAAATCGTTATTCGCGAGATAGAGTAG
- a CDS encoding amidohydrolase gives MSQQEHRDRLVSLRRDLHRHPEPAWREFYTTARIVEELESIGVDELFVGPEVLAQEERMAIPDDDELETWYEQARAAGAREDVLERLEGGNTGAIAVLERGEGPTVALRVDIDGLIREESTDDDHVPAAEGFRSEHPGAMHACGHDSHITMGIGVLEAIKDSDFEGTFKVLFQPGEEMVAGGKPMAKSGHLDDVDYLLAVHIGLDHPTGEVVAGVGGFLAVDHFLAEFTGQPAHAGGQPNAGENAIQAMATAVQNLYAIPRHEDGPTRINAGQVGGGTATNIIPEGAFIDGEVRGETTELKDYMKERAVRVLENAAAMHGCSVELSSEGEAPSAVSDDGLVDIIHDVSLNTTGVDNPIRRDTLGGSEDATYLMQEVQDNGGLAAYVGVGTDHPGGHHTSTFDVDEDSLGIGVDLLSTSVLEIAQQRP, from the coding sequence ATGAGTCAACAGGAACACCGCGACCGACTCGTCTCGCTCCGACGCGACCTTCACCGCCACCCCGAACCGGCGTGGCGCGAGTTCTACACCACCGCACGGATCGTCGAGGAACTCGAATCAATCGGCGTGGACGAGTTGTTCGTCGGGCCGGAGGTGCTCGCTCAGGAGGAGCGCATGGCCATCCCGGACGACGACGAACTCGAAACGTGGTACGAACAGGCTCGCGCGGCGGGGGCACGGGAGGACGTCCTCGAACGCCTCGAAGGCGGCAACACGGGCGCTATCGCCGTCCTCGAACGGGGCGAGGGACCGACGGTCGCCCTGCGCGTGGACATCGACGGCTTGATTCGTGAGGAATCGACGGACGACGACCACGTTCCCGCCGCCGAAGGCTTCCGCTCGGAGCACCCGGGCGCGATGCACGCCTGCGGGCACGATTCGCACATCACGATGGGAATCGGTGTACTGGAGGCGATCAAGGATAGCGATTTCGAGGGTACGTTCAAGGTGCTCTTCCAACCGGGCGAGGAGATGGTCGCCGGGGGGAAACCGATGGCGAAGAGCGGCCATCTGGACGACGTGGACTACCTGCTGGCGGTGCACATCGGCCTCGACCACCCGACCGGCGAAGTCGTCGCGGGTGTGGGCGGTTTCCTCGCGGTGGATCACTTCCTCGCGGAGTTCACCGGCCAACCGGCCCACGCTGGCGGTCAACCGAACGCGGGCGAGAACGCGATTCAGGCGATGGCGACCGCCGTTCAGAACCTCTACGCCATTCCGCGCCACGAGGACGGCCCGACGCGGATCAACGCGGGACAGGTCGGCGGCGGCACCGCGACGAACATCATTCCGGAGGGGGCGTTCATCGACGGCGAGGTGCGGGGCGAGACGACCGAACTCAAGGATTACATGAAGGAACGTGCCGTCCGCGTCCTCGAAAACGCGGCGGCGATGCACGGCTGTTCGGTCGAACTGAGCTCTGAGGGTGAAGCGCCGAGCGCCGTGAGCGACGACGGACTGGTAGACATCATCCACGACGTCTCCCTGAACACGACCGGCGTCGATAACCCGATACGGCGCGACACGCTCGGCGGCAGCGAGGACGCGACGTATCTGATGCAGGAAGTTCAGGACAACGGCGGCCTCGCGGCGTACGTCGGCGTCGGAACGGATCACCCGGGCGGCCACCACACCTCGACGTTCGACGTGGACGAGGACAGCCTCGGAATCGGGGTCGATCTACTCTCGACATCCGTCCTCGAAATCGCACAGCAACGACCATAG
- a CDS encoding SRPBCC domain-containing protein produces MKGELTETEDGYRARFERILDHPVEKVWEALSDLKHLREWLDAVEFEGEVGGELVTEHDDDVVVEDRILRIEPPHVLEHTWWEEMNPDGVVRWELKPHPEGCLLTLTYTAPADSSDDWVRDMAGLHTIIELLAAYLDGVAVGEHQRPPAGADGKRTGGTGVYARFEERYEIYTPVVDDVESPNHG; encoded by the coding sequence ATGAAAGGAGAACTCACCGAAACGGAAGACGGTTACAGAGCACGATTCGAACGTATCCTCGACCACCCGGTCGAGAAGGTCTGGGAGGCATTGAGCGACCTGAAGCATTTGCGGGAATGGCTCGACGCCGTCGAATTCGAGGGAGAAGTCGGGGGCGAGTTGGTCACCGAGCACGACGACGACGTCGTCGTGGAGGATCGTATCCTTCGCATCGAACCGCCACACGTCTTGGAACACACGTGGTGGGAGGAGATGAACCCGGATGGCGTCGTCCGGTGGGAATTGAAACCGCATCCGGAGGGCTGTCTCCTGACGCTCACCTACACCGCACCGGCCGACAGCTCGGACGATTGGGTGAGGGATATGGCCGGATTGCACACCATAATCGAACTGCTCGCGGCGTATCTCGACGGCGTGGCAGTGGGTGAACACCAACGTCCCCCCGCTGGAGCGGATGGAAAACGGACGGGGGGTACCGGCGTCTACGCTCGGTTCGAGGAACGCTACGAAATCTATACGCCGGTCGTTGATGACGTCGAATCGCCGAATCACGGGTGA
- a CDS encoding Na+/H+ antiporter NhaC family protein: MSTPSDERDEEVEEELAQAEHARHESRIEFHGGTAMSALPIGLFIVWAIFQSGFLGVGDTSGLVVGMLVSLIVGMFFAKGDWKTYANTIFEGMTQRVAATAIVAWLWAGMFAQVLQDGKFVQGLVWAAETLHVGASLFPAATFILAALLATGIGTGYGTTIAFSGLFFPAGLVVGANPVLLFGAILSGAVFGDNLAPVSDTTIVSAVTQDSDIGGVVASRFKYALTAAVFALVGYVIAGTMMDGANISGNVSLNSNPVGLIHLVSMGIVIVTAISGRHIVEAISWGLVFAVVINVVTGLAPIQKMLVFYAPNNGPLASTFGFLPFVHTVAVNADNAGTVGGSLYSGATGFFPLIVLTLLIVAGAQIMIRGGGFEALQNWLLNTVATNVRRAETTMVLGTASVNAMITINTAAEIAIAPYVARIGQRFNINGYRRANILDANSSAMGYIFPWGGGVLVGYATMVQLVGSDQFGWFTRSMVVSPAHVWPFVFQGWFLFAVFLFSALTGFGLEYVSDRRSEEVARV, encoded by the coding sequence ATGAGTACGCCAAGCGACGAGCGTGACGAAGAAGTAGAAGAAGAGTTAGCGCAGGCAGAGCACGCGCGACACGAATCCCGCATCGAGTTCCACGGCGGGACGGCGATGAGCGCGCTCCCCATCGGGTTGTTCATCGTCTGGGCGATATTTCAGAGCGGGTTTCTCGGTGTCGGGGACACATCGGGACTCGTCGTCGGGATGCTCGTCTCGCTCATCGTCGGGATGTTCTTCGCGAAGGGCGATTGGAAGACGTACGCCAACACCATCTTCGAGGGGATGACCCAGCGCGTGGCCGCGACGGCCATCGTCGCGTGGCTCTGGGCCGGAATGTTCGCCCAGGTGCTACAGGATGGCAAGTTCGTCCAGGGACTCGTCTGGGCCGCCGAGACGCTACACGTCGGCGCGTCGCTGTTTCCGGCGGCGACCTTCATCCTCGCGGCGCTGTTGGCGACGGGCATCGGGACGGGATACGGAACGACCATCGCGTTCTCGGGTCTGTTCTTCCCCGCGGGACTCGTGGTCGGTGCGAACCCGGTGTTGCTATTCGGTGCCATCCTGTCCGGCGCGGTGTTCGGCGACAACCTCGCCCCGGTCAGCGACACGACCATCGTCAGCGCGGTGACGCAAGACTCGGACATCGGCGGCGTCGTCGCCTCCCGATTCAAGTACGCGCTCACCGCGGCGGTGTTCGCGCTCGTCGGGTACGTCATCGCCGGAACGATGATGGATGGTGCGAACATCTCGGGGAACGTCTCGTTGAACAGCAACCCGGTCGGCCTCATCCACCTCGTCTCGATGGGCATCGTCATCGTGACGGCCATCTCGGGCCGCCACATCGTCGAGGCGATTTCGTGGGGACTCGTGTTCGCGGTCGTCATCAACGTCGTCACCGGTCTCGCGCCGATTCAGAAGATGTTGGTGTTCTACGCGCCGAACAACGGCCCGCTCGCTAGCACCTTTGGATTCCTGCCGTTCGTTCATACGGTCGCCGTGAACGCGGACAACGCGGGCACGGTCGGCGGAAGCCTCTACAGCGGTGCGACGGGATTCTTCCCGCTCATCGTGTTGACGCTCCTCATCGTCGCCGGGGCACAGATCATGATCCGCGGCGGCGGCTTCGAGGCGCTGCAGAACTGGCTGTTGAACACCGTTGCGACCAACGTTCGGCGCGCCGAGACGACCATGGTGCTCGGGACGGCGAGCGTCAACGCCATGATCACCATCAACACCGCCGCCGAAATCGCCATCGCGCCGTACGTCGCCCGCATCGGGCAGCGGTTCAACATCAACGGCTACCGTCGCGCCAACATCCTCGACGCCAATAGCTCCGCCATGGGTTACATCTTCCCGTGGGGCGGCGGCGTCTTGGTCGGCTACGCGACGATGGTTCAACTCGTGGGCAGCGACCAGTTCGGTTGGTTCACGCGGTCGATGGTCGTCAGCCCCGCACACGTCTGGCCGTTCGTCTTCCAAGGCTGGTTCCTGTTCGCCGTGTTCCTCTTCTCGGCGCTCACCGGGTTCGGCCTCGAATACGTTTCCGACCGCCGTTCCGAGGAGGTGGCGCGGGTATGA
- a CDS encoding uS10/mL48 family ribosomal protein has translation MTFITKVLLQSGNRPVLDNVVSDIRDLAGRKGADLRGPHSDPPEHHRVPQYKTLSGEEGRQFRSWDYTVYTRRLEIVGHNDVSRRVAQMDFPPGIRVEVELEQIQGMGKA, from the coding sequence ATGACCTTCATCACAAAAGTACTCCTACAGAGCGGGAACCGGCCCGTTCTCGACAATGTCGTCTCCGACATTCGAGATCTCGCCGGACGAAAAGGCGCGGACTTGCGCGGCCCGCATTCGGACCCGCCGGAACACCACCGCGTACCACAGTATAAAACGCTCTCCGGGGAGGAGGGACGCCAGTTCCGAAGTTGGGACTACACCGTCTACACTCGACGGCTGGAAATCGTCGGTCACAACGACGTGTCCCGCCGCGTCGCCCAGATGGACTTCCCGCCCGGAATCCGCGTCGAGGTCGAACTCGAACAGATTCAGGGCATGGGCAAAGCCTGA
- a CDS encoding bis(5'-nucleosyl)-tetraphosphatase — protein sequence MAVNATSAGAILFRDTRGRREYLLLKSRPGDWEFPKGGVEGDEELQQTAIREVKEEAGIEDFRLLDGFRDDYSYVFEANGTTIHKTVHLFIAKSYEASAELSTEHRDLQWRDYEQAINTITQDGPRDILRDAHEFLDEYDDA from the coding sequence ATGGCAGTTAACGCTACGAGCGCGGGTGCGATCCTGTTCAGGGATACCCGTGGTCGACGAGAATACCTCCTCCTCAAAAGCCGTCCGGGCGATTGGGAGTTCCCGAAAGGCGGCGTGGAGGGCGACGAAGAGCTACAGCAAACGGCGATACGCGAAGTCAAAGAGGAGGCCGGAATCGAGGATTTTCGCCTCCTCGACGGCTTCCGTGACGACTACAGTTACGTCTTCGAGGCGAACGGGACGACGATACACAAGACCGTCCACCTGTTCATCGCCAAATCGTACGAGGCCAGTGCGGAACTCTCGACCGAACACCGGGACCTGCAGTGGCGCGACTACGAACAGGCGATAAACACCATCACGCAGGACGGGCCGCGCGACATCCTCCGGGATGCACACGAGTTCCTCGACGAGTACGACGACGCCTGA
- a CDS encoding PGF-CTERM sorting domain-containing protein: MNLRNALTALVLVSLLASGSVIGPAAATTAGNAMSADNPAVQSPDLFENDANSTVTFNRSMYEVQKGETVTMSFDLKDADAITVQIGGGAKAYKLNATVTDGNGDGTVVLIFDTSKAGSGDGSALTVNGDDGLTVKNETKSEFSPDMYGLTVYAGTGKNVPKIGYGGLEVKGDSTTTRETTSGSDSETTTTNHERTTTTTANDSSTTTTSDSGGQPGFGLGVSVVALAAVALLARRQ, translated from the coding sequence ATGAACCTACGAAATGCTCTTACGGCCCTCGTGCTCGTCTCGCTTCTCGCAAGCGGCTCGGTCATCGGTCCCGCCGCCGCGACGACTGCCGGAAACGCGATGAGCGCGGACAACCCCGCGGTACAGTCCCCCGACCTCTTCGAGAACGACGCGAACAGCACGGTCACGTTCAATCGCTCCATGTACGAAGTGCAGAAGGGTGAAACGGTCACGATGAGTTTCGACCTGAAAGACGCCGATGCGATAACCGTCCAGATCGGTGGTGGCGCGAAGGCGTACAAACTCAATGCGACCGTCACGGACGGTAACGGCGACGGCACCGTCGTCCTGATATTCGACACGTCCAAGGCAGGAAGCGGTGATGGCTCGGCGCTGACGGTGAACGGCGACGACGGACTCACCGTCAAAAACGAGACGAAGTCGGAGTTCTCCCCAGACATGTACGGACTCACCGTCTACGCCGGAACCGGGAAGAACGTCCCGAAAATCGGCTACGGCGGCCTCGAAGTGAAGGGTGACTCGACGACCACCCGCGAAACGACGAGCGGGTCGGATTCCGAGACGACGACCACGAACCACGAGAGGACGACCACCACGACAGCCAACGATTCCAGCACCACCACGACCTCGGACAGCGGTGGTCAGCCTGGTTTCGGACTCGGCGTCTCGGTCGTCGCACTCGCGGCGGTCGCGCTGCTCGCTCGGCGGCAGTAA